The DNA segment ATGTCTATGTGATCCTGATGATCGTAACGACTGTTTGGATGGGTGCTGTTGGCTTTCTCGACGACTATATTAAAGTATTTAAGAAAAATAAAGAAGGTCTGGCTGGAAAATTTAAGGTTGTGGGTCAGGTGGGCTTAGGGCTGATCATTGGATGTACCATGTATTTCCATCCTAACATTGTGGTGCGGCAAACGGTTCCCGAAGGAAAGGATCCGGTATCTTCTGCCCCGATGATCCTGCGCCAAAAGGGCAATAGCTATTATTATAGTCAGGATGTGAAATCTACAAAAACCAATGTTCCTTTTTACAAACAGAATGAATTTGACTATGCTAAAGTCTTAAAATTTACTGGAAAAGGATACGAAAAATATGCGTTAGCCGTTTTTCTATTGTTCACCGTGTTCCTCATTACCTTTGTTTCTAATGGGGCTAACATCACCGATGGAATTGATGGGTTGGCAACAGGCACCTCTGCGATTATAGGCATTACCTTAGGATTGCTCGCCTATGTTTCCGGTAATACGGTGATTGCAGACTACCTGAACATCATGTACATTCCAAATTCCGGTGAGCTGATGATCTTTGCAGGAGCTTTCGTTGGGGCCTGTGTTGGCTTTCTCTGGTACAATTCTTATCCTGCACAGGTTTTCATGGGTGATACCGGTAGTCTGGCAATTGGCGGTATTATTGGGGCTTTTGCGATCATGATCCGTAAAGAATGGCTCATTCCTTTGTTATGCGGAGTCTTTTTAATAGAGATTATTTCCGTCGTTATGCAGGTGAGCTATTTTAAGTATACCAAGAAAAGGTTTGGAGAAGGTAGAAGGATATTTTTAATGTCGCCGCTACACCACCATTATCAAAAGAAAGGATACCATGAAGCAAAAATTGTGACCCGGTTCTGGATCATCAGTATTTTATTGGCCATCATCACGATCATTACTTTAAAAGTACGATAACCACAAGCTTCGAAATATCTGGTAACAGGTCATCATTACAAATAAAATGGAAATACAATCAATATATCAGGAGACGATAAAGTTCGCAACCGCAAGACATTTGGCGCAAAATCAGACAATTCCAGGCACAGACCTTCCTTATGTCGTTCACCTCAGCAACGTGGCTATGGAAATCTTAATTGCCTCGCAACACAGCCATGCCTTCAAACTTGATTTTGCGATAAAAATGGCTTTGCTCCATGATACCCTGGAAGATACGGAAACAACATTCGAAGAAATTGCAATAGCTTTTGGTGTAGAGGTAGCGGAAGGTGTATTGGCGCTCACAAAAGACGATAAACTCCCAAAAGCAGAGAAAATGCAAGATAGCCTGAGAAGAATTAAAATATTGCAAAAGGAAGTCTGGGCAGTAAAATTAGCCGATAGGATCACCAATCTCCAGGTACCACCAAGTCACTGGAATACCGCAAAAAAGACGGAATATAGAAATGAAGCCATTCAGCTGTTGGAAGAACTGACAGGTGGCAACAGCTATCTTGAAGAAAGGTTGCAGACACAAATAGCAGCATACGAAAAATACATTGATCCGGGAGTTTAGCTTTGCTCCAAACGTCGTTTTACTTTCCTTTCCATACCTCTTGGAAGCAGCGTTTCAATATCCCCTGCATCCATGCTGTTATTAGGGTTGTTTATCAGTTTTCCGCTCTTCCATATAATTTTCAACGATTTTCAGGAAATCATCCTTTGAGAGGAAGCGTTTGAAAAAATCGGATAAAGATCCTTCAGAAAACGGGGTAAACAGGGCGTTCCTATTTAATAATCTTGCCCAAATTTCAGGACTGCCTTCGGGCGGTTTTGCTTCCACTAACGTTTTTAATGCCTTGATCATTGCGTGTTCACCTAAATTAAATTCCGTTTTCCAATGCGCTTCCTGCCGATCATCACCACCTGGCCTTTGAATCTTATCTTCTTCCATAAGTTCGGGAACCGTCGCTTTTGCTTCTGTTTCTGTGTTTAAGACCGGCTCTCCGTCCTGCAATTGGATCCGGCCTAAATACTGGCTATGGGATTGAGCAGAGCGGTCTTTAGCCACGACTCCAATGTACACATCCACTTCTTTTCCTAACAAATCTTTTGAAATCCGCAGCATAGCTGTCCCAGCACTTCTGAAATTACCCGGGCATTCATAACTGGATTGCTGACCTTTCAGGTCGATTGCTAACAGCATCACCTGGTCATAACCTGAACTTTCGGGAACATCTTCCGGATTCCAGTGAAACCTCAAAACCGCTGCACTTTCCTGCACAACAGAGAGCCCTGTTAAACCAGGGAGGTTGCCGCCACTGATTTTAAAATGCTTCGGATCGATCTCATAACCTGTTTCATTTGCCTGAACCGCAAATTTTCGGTTATAAGAAAGGGCAGCACGCGTTCCTCCGCTTACCGTCCAATAATTCTTAAATCCAACCTGAAGCAATTCTTTTAATGATTGTAGGGTGTCCTGGACCAGCTTAAACTGGCTTCTGTTTTTCAATTCATTCTCGGTGGGCGGAGCGGTCCGGTCAGGTAAACTCCTCATCCGGTCTATGCCATATAGCGTATAACCGACCACGGCACCAATTTTCCCGCTAAAACCACCCAATAAACCCTTTGTAATTCTTGCCATAATACTTGATTTAATTAACATCATACCAACCCTGTAACTCCTTAGGGCTTGCACCATTGCAAAGAAGCATTTTACTCGTAGCCTACCCGCTGTTCACAAGCTCCTAAGCGGGTGTCCACCGAGTATAGACCCTGGGTACACCGAATATA comes from the Pedobacter sp. FW305-3-2-15-E-R2A2 genome and includes:
- a CDS encoding DUF6266 family protein, encoding MARITKGLLGGFSGKIGAVVGYTLYGIDRMRSLPDRTAPPTENELKNRSQFKLVQDTLQSLKELLQVGFKNYWTVSGGTRAALSYNRKFAVQANETGYEIDPKHFKISGGNLPGLTGLSVVQESAAVLRFHWNPEDVPESSGYDQVMLLAIDLKGQQSSYECPGNFRSAGTAMLRISKDLLGKEVDVYIGVVAKDRSAQSHSQYLGRIQLQDGEPVLNTETEAKATVPELMEEDKIQRPGGDDRQEAHWKTEFNLGEHAMIKALKTLVEAKPPEGSPEIWARLLNRNALFTPFSEGSLSDFFKRFLSKDDFLKIVENYMEERKTDKQP
- a CDS encoding HD domain-containing protein, which codes for MEIQSIYQETIKFATARHLAQNQTIPGTDLPYVVHLSNVAMEILIASQHSHAFKLDFAIKMALLHDTLEDTETTFEEIAIAFGVEVAEGVLALTKDDKLPKAEKMQDSLRRIKILQKEVWAVKLADRITNLQVPPSHWNTAKKTEYRNEAIQLLEELTGGNSYLEERLQTQIAAYEKYIDPGV
- the mraY gene encoding phospho-N-acetylmuramoyl-pentapeptide-transferase, giving the protein MLYHLFEYLGQHYEIPGTGLFQYITFRTALAIILSLLITTVYGRRMINYLQQKQVGETVRNLGLEGQMQKQGTPTMGGLIILLGILVPTLLLANLSNVYVILMIVTTVWMGAVGFLDDYIKVFKKNKEGLAGKFKVVGQVGLGLIIGCTMYFHPNIVVRQTVPEGKDPVSSAPMILRQKGNSYYYSQDVKSTKTNVPFYKQNEFDYAKVLKFTGKGYEKYALAVFLLFTVFLITFVSNGANITDGIDGLATGTSAIIGITLGLLAYVSGNTVIADYLNIMYIPNSGELMIFAGAFVGACVGFLWYNSYPAQVFMGDTGSLAIGGIIGAFAIMIRKEWLIPLLCGVFLIEIISVVMQVSYFKYTKKRFGEGRRIFLMSPLHHHYQKKGYHEAKIVTRFWIISILLAIITIITLKVR